In one Pseudomonas sp. SG20056 genomic region, the following are encoded:
- a CDS encoding NADP-dependent oxidoreductase codes for MTAPLNRQFLLAQRPVGLPSRETFSYVETSVGEPGPGQILVKNAYLSLDPAMRGWMNDAKSYIPPVGIGEVMRALGVGEVVASQHPDFAVGDHVNGALGVQDYFLGEPKGFYKVDPKRAPLPLYLSALGMTGMTAYFALLDVGAPQAGETVVISGAAGAVGSVAGQIAKLKGCRVVGIAGGADKCKFLIDELGFDGAIDYKSEDVIAGLKRECPKGVDVYFDNVGGDILDAVLTRLAFKARVIICGAISQYNNKQAVKGPANYLNLLVNSARMEGMVVMTYAPRFAEAAAEMGGWLASGKLKSKEDIVSDLTTFPETLLKLFSGENFGKLVLKVD; via the coding sequence ATGACTGCCCCACTCAACCGCCAGTTCCTGCTTGCCCAACGCCCGGTCGGCCTGCCCAGCCGCGAGACCTTCAGCTATGTGGAAACCAGCGTCGGTGAACCCGGCCCCGGCCAGATTCTGGTGAAGAACGCCTACCTGTCGCTGGACCCGGCCATGCGCGGCTGGATGAATGACGCCAAGTCCTACATCCCGCCGGTCGGCATTGGCGAAGTGATGCGCGCCCTCGGCGTGGGTGAAGTGGTGGCCTCGCAGCACCCGGACTTTGCCGTGGGCGACCATGTAAACGGCGCTCTTGGTGTGCAGGATTATTTCCTCGGCGAGCCCAAGGGCTTCTACAAGGTCGACCCCAAGCGCGCGCCGCTGCCACTTTACCTGTCGGCACTGGGCATGACCGGGATGACCGCCTACTTCGCCCTGCTCGATGTCGGCGCGCCGCAAGCCGGTGAAACCGTGGTGATTTCCGGCGCAGCCGGCGCGGTCGGCAGCGTCGCCGGGCAGATCGCCAAGCTCAAGGGTTGCCGTGTGGTCGGCATCGCCGGCGGTGCGGACAAGTGCAAGTTTCTGATTGATGAGCTGGGTTTCGATGGCGCCATCGACTACAAGAGCGAGGACGTGATCGCCGGCCTCAAGCGCGAGTGCCCGAAAGGTGTGGATGTCTACTTCGATAACGTCGGCGGCGACATTCTCGATGCGGTGCTCACCCGTCTGGCCTTCAAGGCGCGGGTGATCATCTGCGGTGCGATCAGCCAGTACAACAACAAGCAGGCGGTCAAAGGCCCGGCCAACTACCTCAATCTGCTGGTCAACAGCGCACGCATGGAAGGCATGGTGGTGATGACCTACGCCCCGCGCTTTGCCGAAGCGGCTGCTGAGATGGGCGGCTGGCTGGCCAGTGGCAAGCTGAAATCCAAGGAGGATATTGTCAGCGATCTGACTACCTTCCCGGAAACCTTGCTCAAGCTATTCAGCGGCGAAAACTTCGGCAAGCTGGTGCTGAAAGTCGACTGA